The nucleotide window taaatgtataaATATGTATTACATAGGAAGGACAAtaccaattaattaataaataaaaagaactcttgttccaaattaaaaatagatagaaAAGGTCTAAAGAAAGAAATTACCTCTACAAGAGCAACAAAGGATGCCATCATCATGGCAAAGGCTTCACCTGCATCAAATGTAGGTGCTCCCCATTGAAATGGATAAGGAACTCGTATCCTGCAAACCCAAAATACATGTTGAATACTTCCCCATAAGTTTCAAGTCACAAGGCTATGACTAAATAGAAAATTATCagtgaataataaattaatatctcaAGGATGCAACAGAgtcttgcataaaaaatgtcaaTTATGATCATGCtctaaagttcaaaacaatgacaatatatatataaaaaattcaaagatgACAAATGTGACAATTATTCACCAAACAATGATTCACAATTCCTAATTCATAACATACTGAACAGCCTCATGGCTTAAAACTAGCTTCCCCTGGAATTGATATCAACAGATGGGAATTGGGAAGAAAAGTCCATACAGAATTTAGAaacagagaagaagaaaaggaaggtAATCATAAGGCTAAATCAAAGTCAAAGCATCTTGAGGTTCTTCACATTGGAAACTCGGCTGTGAAGTTTCACAGAATCAACTAAGAGGGATCTCCCCAGATAGCAACAAGTCCAAAAGGCACCACTCATAAAAATATAGTATACTTAAATGGAAATCATAACAATAAATCTCCATAACCCCCCAATCCACAGAAggtacatttttaaattttatagtgaAAAATCACACCTCAATTTAAGGACATTTTGGCAATTAAATAATCAGCTGCCAGCGAAAAAATTCCATTTAGAGTAAATAGTCAATGAAATTCCACTACTAACCATGGGGCAGATTCTATTAAACCAGATCGATCAGTGCGACAGGTTGACTGTGTTTTAGGTGCAGCATGGTTGTATGCCCCTCCAACAGTGAGCAGATAAGCATATAACCATACAATTGCAATTGTAAATAAAACAGCGAACCGATCGAAGACATGTTTTCCTGCATGTAGCACATGAGGTACAAACTGCATGAAAACCAATAGCTGTTATTAACAAAGTTCCATACAAGCCATCATTATGCCATAAAAGTAAAGAAATGAACTGAGATCGTGATGCCAAGAGTTTTTGACACTCTAAAGAACTCTACCTGTGAAATAAATACTAGTAATATAAGCTCTGGCAGTCCAATCTCTACACATTTAGCAACCTACACACAAGCCAGTCAtcaatattgaattttttttatatattagctTTGAACCCAAACAATTTAAATATGTACTTACCCCAGGAAAGCCTAACTCATAAAGCCCAAAACCAACAAGAGATACCAAAGGAACTGCTGAAAGTGGACTTAAGAACCTGAAGAAAGAAGTTGGAGTTACATCACTTAGGAATATTACACTCAATCGCAGGAATATTAAGTTCTTTTGATCCTTTCAGTTCACAGGGActatattattgatattttcttCAAACAAATTCAATTCAGAGTAACAACTGAGAATGAGCATATATGGTAAAGATGACCCTAAATCTAGATTACATTTCAATTcagacattttttttcaaccatATATGAAGACCAAGAAAATATAATGCAGCCACTTACTAAGAACCTGAGACCAACCTTGCAACATTTCGCCAAAGGCCACTAAAGCCTAGTactatttgaagagttgaaGCAACAATAAGAGCACCTTGGGTTGCCCGCATTATCCTCTTGAATTTCtgaatagaagaaaaaataaagccaAAAAGTAAGAGGAAGAAAGTGATAAAATGCTCATGTGCatccaaaaaacaaaatagtgaTGAAACAATTCCATCAAATAAGCATCAGGATCCAATGTCATATTCAGCTCGGTGAATTAAAATTACACTCTTTCTTCTATAAATTGTCTGCTTGTAATTTCAACGTATGCCACAAGCACCAGGAACTGAACCCAAGACCTTAGTCTTTACACAGTTCTAATGCATTGATTAACCCAACCCTCATTGGAAAACTATGCTCTTATTATTTCAAATAGAATAAATTTGCTAAATATTGATACAGATTACAAATCATGTGGATGCCTTTGTTTGGCAAGCATATCAACCGCACACAATTTATAGAAAAGAATCGTTCTGGTAAAAGGACCTCTATAGGATCTGGCTCATCACTGAATCGACCAGAAAGAATAATAGAGATTGTTGTTGCAACGTAAGTATAAGACCCTCCAATTACTGCAGGCAATCGAGTTCCAAACAGAGTTTGCAGCAATGTGTTAATTCCAGCTACAAAAAGTAGAGTTTGGATAACTTTTGCCTTCTCCTCCTGCAAAAAATGgactttcaattttctttgttttataaattattttttgctaGGAGAATAGTGCAACTTCAATCAAATGATCAGATAACCCTTTCAAAATTATtccatttgaaatttaaaattgttccTTTAATTATATTGAATTTGTTAATGCTTACATTGCCACCTCCCATCTGGGGAACAAGAGCAGTGGGAATTAGCACAGTTGTACCGAGCATCACAAGATAATGTTGAAAACCAAGAAGTATGGCCTCAGCTGCATCAGAATTGCACCAAATTTCTCATCAAATTaaagaagatgaagagaacCGTACTATCTTAGTCATATTTTCAACGCCATAAGCCCAGGGAAGTACTACTAGCAGtggcttaaattttaaaatttcaactaCTTGGCATGATGTCAGAATACAGCATTTAATTTATCCATAAAACCCACATTGTTCAATCAAAAGTTGTTGAGTGTTGACTGCAGGCGGTGTTACAAAACGctccaaaatttaataaatgagtaatagttttttaatcaaaaaagaaaaaaacgtaTTTTTAAtcagtaaaatattttaaaattataacatcAGGAGCCATAAATAGAATTAAAAGAACTAGCAAAAAGTCTATAAAGTACCCAACCCGGATCTGGAAATAATGAGAATAGTCAAAACTTACAGATGGGAAAAACCAGaagtttaatttcaaataaGTTTAATAAATTGGAACTAGCCAAATACAAATAGGGCATCGAATTGGTTCCAATTAAATTAGTaccacaggaaaaaaaaaaaaaaaaccttcgaTTGCACTTTCATAAATTAGAACCCAAGTCCCTaagataaacaaacaaaaaaacatgattaaattgaaaatgaaaaattttgaGGCATGGCTAGTGAATTAAACAACCAATAACTCTTTCCCCTGATCTCCCTTAATTTCCTCCACATGCCTtcttaaacataaaattaaaaatcggTTTAagagtaagttttatttttcagcagcatatttttgttatcatcaaagcACCTAAAAGGAAAGAATTTACCCGAAAGCCACTttcaataatttgatttaaaaaaaaaagggacagCACGCGCAAACAAATATGTCAGAATCACAAAACATGCTTTTAGAAATACCATATCGGTAAAGATAACAGAAGAATCAGGTTCAAAGTAGGAGCACAGAGAAACAGAATCtatgatgaaagaaaaaagagaaaaaaactaaCGCCATGGAGGAGGACTCGTAATGCAGTAAGAAACATTCGGTAACTGATCCTTCGGGGGATGAGGTTGTGGCTCATCAATCTTAGGTGCTGGAGCTCCACCACCTCCTGCCATAACTCTCTTTCACAGTTTCACACACACTCAGCAACAAAACTGCAAGGAAATGAAGGAATCAACGAATCAAAACGCAAATCTGAAACAAAAGTTACAAAACACactctaaaaacaaaaaagaagaaaaagactcAGCTACCTAATAAAAATGAGTGTCTAAGCTgaacagaagaagaaaagaaagggagaaaaatGATAAAGTAGCTGTGAGTATGAGAATATTAGAGTGAGTAATAGTTACGACAATAATTGTGAagtttaagaaaagaaagatgaggagaaaagaatataaaagcaCCTTTTAACAATGTTTGAGGGTGCAAAAACAAGGGgactttaaagtaaaaaaaaaaaaaaaaaaaaactcaggtACCCCACACCAGCCAcgaaataaatagaataaaaaaatggttCGAGACAgtgaaaagaagaatgaaaacccAGACGGTGGTGGCGTTATAGTTATAGTTATAGGGTAGTGTAGTGTGAAGTATAAAAAAGACAAGGAAACGATAAACGCGAACACGAATGAACTAAACTTAGTTTGCCACAGTCTCTCTCCCTTGGAGTATGTAATGTATGACCACGACTTACACAGTTCTAGTATAATCGTATGTTATGTTAATGTTTCGTTTTCATATTCATATACATATACCTCCAATTTTACTTtccgacaatttttttttcatttatatttatattatttttccctGTTGTCGTTTCGGTTGCGACAGTGGCATATGGCCGcgccaagtataagaaaaaccCAGCCTCGTGGCATGATGGTAATGATTTAAGGGTAATGTCGTTTATAGAATAAATGATAGTAAATGATGATTACATGAGAAAATAatgggaaggaaaaaaaaggtgcAAAAAATAGTGATAAATTATTACtggtatattaataatattgctTATATAATGATCAATTCATTTATTGCTCATTAAAGAAGGTGAATACAGAATACTACTGACACGTAAGGGAGAGTGGGGGACAAACACCTTCACTGCGTGAGT belongs to Glycine soja cultivar W05 chromosome 5, ASM419377v2, whole genome shotgun sequence and includes:
- the LOC114411935 gene encoding nucleobase-ascorbate transporter 6-like, translating into MAGGGGAPAPKIDEPQPHPPKDQLPNVSYCITSPPPWPEAILLGFQHYLVMLGTTVLIPTALVPQMGGGNEEKAKVIQTLLFVAGINTLLQTLFGTRLPAVIGGSYTYVATTISIILSGRFSDEPDPIEKFKRIMRATQGALIVASTLQIVLGFSGLWRNVARFLSPLSAVPLVSLVGFGLYELGFPGVAKCVEIGLPELILLVFISQFVPHVLHAGKHVFDRFAVLFTIAIVWLYAYLLTVGGAYNHAAPKTQSTCRTDRSGLIESAPWIRVPYPFQWGAPTFDAGEAFAMMMASFVALVESSGAFIAVYRYASATPLPPSILSRGIGWQGVGILLSGLFGTGNGSSVSVENAGLLALTRVGSRRVVQIAAGFMIFFSILGKFGAVFASIPPPIVAALYCLFFAYVGAGGLSFLQFCNLNSFRTIFVLGYSIFIGLSVSQYFNEYTAINGYGPVHTKARWFNDIINVPFQSKAFVAGCVAYFLDNTLHKKEAAIRKDRGKHWWDKYRSFKTDTRSEEFYSLPFNLNKYFPSV